CCCATGTCTGATTACAAGCGAACCTGTAACTGCCACCTTGATGACCAATATCATTGCCATGCATAAAGAAACTCCTGCATCTCCAGTTAGAGCATGTAAAAACTGTGCTTCAGCATGTCTGGTCGATTTCAGACATGACTACTGCCAGTGGAAAGAAGCAGTGTAACTTCATTTATTTTTCAACTTATTGGGGGCATTAAAATAAAATGTTACATGTGTGCTTTGGAAGGTAAAGATACAGATGCTTTGGCAATTTGTATAGTTTGTGGAATGGGCATCTGTAAGGATCACCTTATAAGAGAAGAGCTTGAAATTTGGAAAGGAGATTATCCATTCCCTTCAAAAAGATTTGAGAAAACATTGCCCAGATTTTTATGTGAATGGTGCTACGAGGCCTATCAAAGCGGATAAAGGTGATTTTAAATGGTATCATTACAAAAAAGGTTTTTAGCCGAACTTATAGGCACGTTTTTCCTGGTTTATATAGGGGCAGGAGCTGCGGTCATAACATTAATGATAAGCCACGGGGCACCTCTTCCTAATCCCTTTAATATAGGAATAGGTGTTTTAGGTGGACTTGGAGACTGGTTAGCCATAGGATTAGCTTTTGGACTTACAGTGGCAGTTTTAATTTATGCGCTTGGCCATATTTCTGGTTGTCATATAAATCCTGCAGTCACGATTGCTCTTTGGGCTACAAAAAAATTTCCATCAGCGGATGTAATCCCCTACATTGTCGCGCAGTTAATTGGCGCATCTCTTGCAAGCTTCTTATTTGCTGCAAGTGTAGGTATGAATGCAGTTACCATAGGAGGGCTTGGAGCAACTGCTCCATTTGAAGGAATTGGATATCTTCAAGCAATACTTGTTGAAGCTATAGGCACATTCCTTCTGATGCTTGTTATTATGGGTTCTGCAGTGGATAAAAGAGCAACTCCTGGATTTGCAGGTGTTGCTATAGGTTTTACAGTAGCAGGAATCATTACAACCATAGGAAACATAACAGGAGCTTCAATTAATCCTGCAAGGACATTTGGACCCTATCTTGGAAATCTTGTACTTGGTGGAGTTAATCTATGGCTATATTTCCCAATATATGTAATCGGGCCTATTGTGGGGGCTATAATCGCTGCATTTGTGTATGATTATATTTCATCAGAAGAAAAGCTACCATACAGAGGAATTACGGGGGAAGATAAAAAAATATAGAGGATTAACTTATTTATTTTAAAACAGTATAACGACCTCTTCCTTCAATCTCCTCAATTTTACGGACTGTTTCTTCATAATTTTTGGCAGTTTCATACCCTTTCAAAATTTCACTAAAGCACAAATCAGCAATTTTATAATGAATTCCTGAAATCGCTTTTTTAAATACCAGAAGGTCAACTCCCTTATCTTCAATTAAATCTGAATTTTTTCCAAGTCCAAAATCTATAAACACAATTTTATCATCTTCTAAAATTAAATTGGATGTTGTAAGGTCTCCGTGAATTATACTGCAGTTGTGCAGTTTTGCTATATTTTCACCTATCTTTCTGGAAATATTTTTAATTCTCTCAACACCCACTCTTTCAAAAACATTTTTAATCATTCTTCCATGGATTTTCTCTAAGGAGAGGGTATTTTGTTTTTTGTTTATGTCATAAATAAGCGGAGTTTTAACGCCACACCTTTTAGATTCCCCCAAAAGTTTTGCCTCTTTTTTGGTTCTTTCTTTCCTTAAACGACTGTCAATTTCAGGAATTCTATAACTTTTTAAAATCCGTTCTTTAATGAAAACATCATGATTTAACCATTTATCTTCATATAGATTTGCTTCAGCCCCTTTTTCTGCAATCTCTGGAGGCAGTTTCAGATGTTTATCTGATTTCATCATCCAGGGAACGTCCACCATGTCTGTTCTGTATTTTTGGATGATTGTTGTGTCCTCTATTTTCTGTGTTAGACCATATTTATGCATTAACTGACCCATCCAGGCAATCATGGCACCATTATCACCACAATATTCAATTGGAGGCATGTAAAACTCTGAAAAATGTTCTTCTGCCATTATACTAACCATTTCACCTAATCTGCTGTTTGCTGCAACTCCTCCGCACAGCATGACTTCCTGTTTTTTTGTATGGGCAAGTGCTCGTTCTGTTACTTCAACAAGCATGGAAAAAGCTGTTTCCTGCAAACTGTAGCAGATATCATCCAGTTGCGTCCCTGATTCATGCTTTCTTAAAGCTGCAGTAAGAAGCCCTGAAAATGAAAGATCCATTCCTTTTACTGTATAAGGGAGCTTGATGTACTTGCTGGCTTTTCTGGCGTGTTCTTCGACTTTTGGGCCTCCGGGATGTCCAAGACCAACTTCACGTGCAAACTGGTCAAGACAATTCCCTATGGCTATATCAAGGGTCTCTCCAAGTACTCTGTATCTTTCAGACTCATATGCAATTACCTGAGTATTTCCACCACTAACATAGAGGGATACAGGATCTTCTGCACCAGTTGT
This window of the Methanobacterium sp. genome carries:
- a CDS encoding bifunctional N(6)-L-threonylcarbamoyladenine synthase/serine/threonine protein kinase; protein product: MICIGIEGTAEKTGVGIVDSDGNVLSSRGKQLIPESGGIHPREAAEHHAASIVPLIKDSLKEANLDIGEIDLVAFSRGPGLGPALRTTATAARSLALSLKVPIIGVNHCIGHVEIGRLTTGAEDPVSLYVSGGNTQVIAYESERYRVLGETLDIAIGNCLDQFAREVGLGHPGGPKVEEHARKASKYIKLPYTVKGMDLSFSGLLTAALRKHESGTQLDDICYSLQETAFSMLVEVTERALAHTKKQEVMLCGGVAANSRLGEMVSIMAEEHFSEFYMPPIEYCGDNGAMIAWMGQLMHKYGLTQKIEDTTIIQKYRTDMVDVPWMMKSDKHLKLPPEIAEKGAEANLYEDKWLNHDVFIKERILKSYRIPEIDSRLRKERTKKEAKLLGESKRCGVKTPLIYDINKKQNTLSLEKIHGRMIKNVFERVGVERIKNISRKIGENIAKLHNCSIIHGDLTTSNLILEDDKIVFIDFGLGKNSDLIEDKGVDLLVFKKAISGIHYKIADLCFSEILKGYETAKNYEETVRKIEEIEGRGRYTVLK
- a CDS encoding DUF2180 family protein, with the translated sequence MERSSVTSFIFQLIGGIKIKCYMCALEGKDTDALAICIVCGMGICKDHLIREELEIWKGDYPFPSKRFEKTLPRFLCEWCYEAYQSG
- a CDS encoding MIP/aquaporin family protein — translated: MVSLQKRFLAELIGTFFLVYIGAGAAVITLMISHGAPLPNPFNIGIGVLGGLGDWLAIGLAFGLTVAVLIYALGHISGCHINPAVTIALWATKKFPSADVIPYIVAQLIGASLASFLFAASVGMNAVTIGGLGATAPFEGIGYLQAILVEAIGTFLLMLVIMGSAVDKRATPGFAGVAIGFTVAGIITTIGNITGASINPARTFGPYLGNLVLGGVNLWLYFPIYVIGPIVGAIIAAFVYDYISSEEKLPYRGITGEDKKI